The proteins below are encoded in one region of Pseudomonas putida S13.1.2:
- a CDS encoding MFS transporter, with translation MQKDTSLLKKKRVWIYAFLFTLTLINYVDRVSLSVASKVLKEEFGISPVAMGYLFSSFVWLYFLALIPMGYLVGRFGPKKVNGYGIGVWSVATACTALSTGFISLLSCRLIMGMGEATTYPAGARVIREWMPLKERGMATAVFHSGSLVGPAIGAIGFGWLISAFGWRIAFVVAGAFGFIWLAAWLKWYNHPSKAPWLDDAERAEIAQGSAAPTAGQKVPVSLGLKGLARSSSMWAIALSHGCAVYATYFFLTWLPSYLQAEKGLTVMSSGIYTAIPYLGAAVLAIVIGRLSDKAMRPGAAETGQRRMVVASVLLASSVIFLVPAIDSTWAILFVITLSLATCASAISLNLSLVNDLVRSEDDVGTAAGFITAVGNLFGLLAPIVTGYVVAGSGSFALAFVVVGALLVVGAILSMFCTRRPIGFAATTKHAVI, from the coding sequence ATGCAAAAAGACACCAGTCTTCTGAAGAAAAAGCGCGTCTGGATCTACGCGTTTCTCTTCACCCTGACATTAATCAACTATGTCGACCGGGTATCACTCTCGGTGGCATCCAAGGTACTCAAGGAGGAGTTTGGTATCTCACCGGTCGCGATGGGCTATTTGTTCTCATCGTTCGTGTGGCTCTATTTCCTCGCGCTCATTCCCATGGGCTACCTGGTAGGCCGCTTCGGTCCCAAAAAGGTCAATGGCTACGGGATCGGGGTGTGGTCTGTGGCCACTGCCTGTACCGCATTGTCCACTGGGTTCATTTCGCTGCTTAGCTGCCGGCTCATCATGGGCATGGGCGAAGCCACTACTTACCCAGCAGGCGCGCGGGTTATCCGCGAATGGATGCCGCTCAAAGAGCGGGGTATGGCCACCGCTGTTTTCCACAGCGGAAGTCTCGTCGGCCCCGCCATCGGCGCCATTGGTTTTGGCTGGCTGATCAGCGCATTTGGTTGGCGGATTGCTTTCGTCGTGGCAGGCGCATTTGGGTTTATTTGGTTAGCCGCTTGGTTGAAGTGGTACAACCATCCTTCGAAGGCACCTTGGCTAGACGATGCCGAGCGCGCTGAAATTGCGCAAGGTAGCGCTGCACCTACTGCCGGGCAAAAGGTGCCTGTATCGCTTGGCCTCAAGGGCTTGGCGCGCTCCAGCAGTATGTGGGCGATTGCTCTGTCCCACGGGTGCGCGGTCTACGCCACCTATTTTTTCCTGACTTGGCTGCCGAGTTATTTACAGGCCGAGAAAGGCCTAACCGTTATGTCGAGCGGCATCTATACCGCCATTCCCTATCTAGGCGCTGCGGTTCTCGCCATTGTCATTGGCCGGCTTAGCGATAAAGCGATGCGTCCAGGTGCGGCAGAAACCGGTCAGCGCCGGATGGTCGTCGCCAGCGTGCTCCTTGCATCCTCGGTGATTTTCCTAGTGCCGGCGATCGATAGTACCTGGGCGATTCTATTCGTGATCACCCTGTCCCTTGCCACCTGCGCTTCGGCGATCTCTCTGAACCTTTCGCTGGTCAACGACTTGGTGCGCTCGGAGGACGACGTGGGTACCGCCGCAGGCTTTATCACCGCTGTCGGTAACCTCTTCGGCCTGCTGGCACCCATCGTAACCGGTTATGTAGTGGCTGGCTCTGGCAGCTTCGCCTTGGCCTTCGTGGTGGTCGGCGCGCTGTTAGTTGTTGGCGCGATCCTGTCGATGTTCTGTACCCGTCGCCCGATAGGGTTTGCAGCAACTACCAAGCACGCGGTGATTTGA